From a single Lolium rigidum isolate FL_2022 chromosome 7, APGP_CSIRO_Lrig_0.1, whole genome shotgun sequence genomic region:
- the LOC124670892 gene encoding trihelix transcription factor ASR3-like, whose translation MSASSDPSPSSSAGLLRAHHPHPHHLHLSTPPPPVALAHAYPPAAPPPSPASAPRDYRKGNWTLHETLVLITAKRLDDDRRAGGAMSGGSSSSSSPLTPRSAEQRWKWVENYCWINGCLRSQNQCNDKWDNLLRDYKKVRDHETRRGASTAPAHPAALPDAPGAGVAPPRPTPQLPSYWTMERHDRKERNLPTNLAPEVYDALVDVLSRRAARRGGNAIAPTATTPPMLALPPPPLPTPTPPPPPPPPSPPKPQPQPLLAQQQQQHRPQHHPHPHPPPLLQLPPPVSLPSATSVSAEEDMSDSSMSGSDGGMSGGSRDEPEAKRRRRVERLGSSVVRSATVLARTLVACEDKRERRHREVLELEERRLRLEAERNEVRRQGFAGLVAAVNGLSGAIHALVASDHHHHRSGDSSRRS comes from the exons ATGTCGGCGTCGTCGGACCCGTCGCCGTCCTCCTCGGCGGGCCTCCTCCGCGCGCACCACCCGCACCCGCACCACCTGCACCTCTCCACCCCGCCGCCACCCGTCGCCCTCGCGCACGCCTACCCGCCCgcggcgccgcccccctcgccCGCGTCCGCGCCCAGGGACTACCGCAAGGGCAACTGGACGCTCCACGAGACGCTCGTCCTCATCACCGCCAAGCGCCTCGACGACGACCGCCGCGCGGGCGGCGCCATGTCCGGcgggtcctcgtcctcctcctcgcccctCACGCCGCGCTCCGCCGAGCAGCGCTGGAAGTGGGTGGAGAACTACTGCTGGATCAACGGCTGCCTCCGCAGCCAGAACCAGTGCAACGACAAGTGGGACAACCTCCTCCGCGACTACAAGAAGGTCCGCGACCACGAGACCCGCCGTGGCGCCTCCACCGCCCCCGCACATCCAGCCGCCCTCCCCGACGCGCCCGGCGCCGGCGTCGCGCCTCCACGGCCAACGCCGCAACTACCGTCCTACTGGACCATGGAGCGCCACGACCGCAAGGAGCGCAACCTCCCCACCAACCTCGCCCCCGAGGTCtacgacgcgctcgtcgacgtcctctcccgccgcgccgcgcgccgcgGAGGCAACGCGATCGCGCCCACGGCCACAACTCCCCCCATGCTCGCCCTGCCTCCGCCGCCTCTTCctacaccaacaccaccaccgccgccgccaccgccatcgccgccCAAGCCTCAACCTCAGCCCCTCCTcgcccagcagcagcagcagcatcgccCGCAGCATCATCCACACCCTCATCCCCCGCCGCTGCTGCAGCTCCCACCGCCCGTGTCTCTGCCGTCGGCGACGTCCGTTTCCG CTGAGGAGGACATGTCGGACTCGTCGATGTCTGGCTCGGACGGCGGCATGTCGGGGGGCAGCCGGGACGAGCCggaggcgaagcggcggcggcgcgtggagcgGCTGGGGTCGAGCGTGGTGCGGAGCGCGACGGTGCTGGCGCGGACGCTGGTGGCGTGCGAGGACAAGCGGGAGCGGCGGCACCGGGAGGTGCTGGAGCTGGAGGAGCGGCGGCTGCGCCTCGAGGCGGAGCGCAACGAGGTGCGGCGCCAGGGCTTCGCCGGCCTCGTCGCCGCAGTCAACGGCCTCTCCGGCGCCATCCATGCGCTCGTCGcctccgaccaccaccaccaccggagcggCGACTCCTCCAGGCGATCGTGA